The nucleotide sequence AAGACCATGGCAAGAAGGTTGCCCAGGACGTGGCCAAGGTGTTGCTGGTGGTGATGAAGCGCCAGGGCGGGCAGGCGCAGTTCAGCCCGTTGATGGCCGCGGTCGCGCCCCAGGAAACCGCGGTGACCCGGGTGCAGAATTACATGCTCGAACACCTCGACGAAGCGTTCAGCATCGAGCGTCTGGCGGGCCTGGCCACCATGAGCCCGCGGCATTTCGCCAGGGTGTTCGCCCGGGAGGTGAACATGACACCGATGGAGTTTTTGCAAAGCGCGCGCATCGACTGCGCGAGGAACCTGCTGGAAACCACCGAGCTGCCGCTCAAGACTGTGGCGTTCAAGAGCGGCTTCGGCAGTGTCCGGCACATGCGCTTTCTGTTCGGCGAAAAACTCGGCCTGACCCCGGCGCAGTACCGCGAGCAGTTCAGTTGACGCTGATATGTCCGTTGTGCGCACCGTGATGGCCGTGACGCTCCCCCTTTGGCCGTTTTTCCGTCACCGATGGCTGCCAATATACCGGTGAACGTTTTGCAAGGAGGTGCAGGGCGCCCGTATGTCATTGAGCTATCACGGGTTTGCCCGATGAACGCGCATGAACAGTCTCAGACAGTTGAACACCGAGACCGTGCTGCATTTCGGTCCCTACGCCTTTCATCTGCGGCAACGGTTGATCCTCGAGGATGACCGACCGCTGCGCATGGGCGGCCGCGCCCTGGACATTCTCCAGGTGTTGGTCGAGCACGCAGGCGATATCGTCAGCAAGGACGAATTGATTGCCCGGGTGTGGCCGACGTCGGTGGTCGAGGACATCAACCTGCGCGTGCACATTGCCGCTTTGCGTCGTGCCCTGGGGGATGGGCAGAACGGGCAACGCTACATCGACAATGTGCCGCAACGCGGTTATCGCTTCATTGCCCCGGTGCGATATGCACCCGTCGGCACCGAGGTCCCGCTCGACTGCGCGCTGAGGATTCAGCACAACCTGCCGGCACGGCTGACACCGGTCACCGGGCGCGACTCGCTGGTGGCCAGCCTGGTGCGCCAATTGCCGGTTTCTCGACTCATGAGCCTGGTCGGCCCCGGCGGCATGGGCAAGACCACCGTGGCGCTGCGCGTGGCCGAACTGCTGTTGCAGCATTATCGCGACGGCGTCTGGCTGGTCGATCTGACGGCAGTCGATGACCCGGCGCAAGTGGAAGATCACCTGAGCCGTGTCCTCGAACTGGAAGTCGGCACCACGCTGGCATCCCTGGCCGACTGGCATGCACTGCTGGTGCTGGACAATTGCGAACACCTGCACGAGCGTTGCCGAACGCTGGTGGAAACCCTGCTGCAATCGTCGCCGCGCCTGTCGGTGCTGGTCACCAGTCGCGAGCCGTTGCAGGTGCAGGGTGAAAACGTCCAGGCCTTGCCGCCACTGACGGTCCCGCCGAGGTCGGCGCTGCACAGCGTGAACGAGGCCATGGGTTATTCGGCGGTGCAACTGTTCGTCAGTCGTGCCCGCGCCCGTCAACAAGGGTTCGCTCTGCGCGAGCAGGACCTGGCGACCGTGGGCGAAATCTGCCGCCGCCTCGACGGCCTGCCGCTGGCCATCGAGCTGGCGGCGGGGCAAGTCGATGCGCTGGCGCTGGTCGGGGTGCAGGCCCAGCTCGATAACTGTTTGCAGCTGCTGTCCCAGGGGCGCCGTACCGCCGTACCGCGCCATCAGACCCTCGAAGCCGCGCTGGACTGGAGCTACGACCAGCTCAGCCCGCAGGAGCAAGTGGTGTTGCAGCGTCTGGCGGTGTTCAAGAAAGCCTTTACTCTGGACGCGGCGATTGGCGTGCTCGGTTGCCCGGCGCTGGTGCCGGCACGGCTGATGGAAAGCTTGCAAAGCCTGGTGCGCAAGTCGCTGCTCTCGGTGGAGCAGGGCGGCGGCCCGGCCCGCTACCGTTTCCTCAACACCACTCGCAGCTATGCCCTGGAAAAGCTCGAAAGCAGCGGCGAACTGCGCGCTGTCGAGATGCGCTATGCGCGCTACATCAGCCAGACTTCCCTGGATTCAAAGGGGCCGGTGGGGCTGCAACTGGTCGAGTAGTCGCCGCACTTTCACCAGGTCCGGCGTGGCATGACCCTCGGTGAAACGGTAGAAGATCGGCGCCAACAGCGTGTGGGCCTGCTGCTGACGACCCTGGCGCTGCCACAGTTGCGCCAGCGAGGTGGCGCTGCGCAGCTCCCAGGCCAGCGCACCCTGTTGTTTCGCCACGTTCAGCGCCCGGATCAACAGGTCCTCGGCGGCCTGGTTATTCAACAGGTAATCTTCGGCCAGCAGGGCTTCGGCCCTGGCCCGGAGAATTTCCGCCGTGTTCCAGCCGGCGATGCCGGTGTCGGCGCGTTGTATCAGATCATCGTCGATGAACGTGCTGTCCAGAGTGATCAGCAGGTCCTTGATCAAGCCCACGCTGGGTTTGAATGGCAGGCGCGCTTCGTCGCGGTCGATCACTTGGGCGTAATGCCTGGCCCAGGTGTAGAACAGCGGCACCGAGTGTTTCTGCGCCTGCTCCAGCAACAGCCGCAGCAGTTCGCGCGCGCTGCGAGTGTCGCCGTTGTAGTGGGCGATCAGGCAACCGGCCAGGGCCAGGGTGTAGCAGATCGACGTGCCGTGATTGATCTGTAGCGCGATGTCCAGCGCCTGCCGGGCGGTGCGCCAGGCCTGCTCGGGTTGACCTTGCAGCCAGAGAATACGCGCCAGGATGGTCAGCGACGCGACGCTCTGGTCGTACTGCACGCCAAAACCGTGGGTGAAACGATTGAGGTGGCCGCTCTGGGCCATGCGTTGCAGTACCTGCTCGGCATCCACCCGCGCTTGTGCCTGATCCCCGGCAAAGTGCAGCGCCAGCACCCGCAGGCGCTGGGTGCTGAGCGACAGCACGGCGTCGCCATGCAGGCCCAGGCGGTCGAATTGCTGGCTCTGCTCCAGGGCCAATTGATAATGGGCGCAACACAGATTGACCGCCATGTGCCCGGACACCGCCCGCAGTTGGCCGGCGATGTCGTTGCATTGCCGCGCCAGGACCCGCGCGTTGACGAACGCTTCGATGGTTTCCGGCGTGGGGCCCTGGGTGTGGTAGCAGGAGCTGCCGAGCGCCAGTTGCAGGGCGATTTCCACCTTGGGGCTGGGCTCGGCGGCCGCCTGCAACAGGGCCAGCGCCTTGCGCACGTACTGGCCGTGTTCCTTGAGCAGTGACAGTTCCTGCCACAGCGGCGTAGACGTGGCGGTCAGGCGGATCGCCAGGCCTTGAGGGCCCTGGGTGGTCAAGCCCCAGTCGAGCGCCGAGCGGATGTCTTCCAGGCTGCGGGCATAACGCTCGATCCACATCGCCGTCGGTATCCGCTCCCAGTCGTCGCGGGCCTGTTCCATCAAGGCCAGGCAGCGTTCGGCGTGGCGTTCGCGGGTACCCGGCAGATCGGAAGCCAGGCCGAGTTTTTCCAGGGCATAACTGCGGGTGGTGTCGAGTAAACGGTAGAACACGTCCTCGTCGCCGACCTCGACGTTCAGCAAGGACTTGGCCACCAGTTGCGTGATCGAACCGAACACCTCGCGCGGTTCAATGTGTTCGCCGCCGATCACGGCGGCGGCCGATTCCAGGGTGAAACTGCCGCGGAACATGCCCAGGCGACGCAGGCAGGTCTGCTCGCAGGCGCTGAGCAGTTCGAAGCTCCAGTCCAGCGTGGCCCGCAGGGTCTGGTGCCGGCCCAGCACCGCCGGGCAACCCTGGGTCAGCAGGCGGAAGCTGCCTTGCAGTTGCTTGAGCAAACCGCTCAAACCCAGGGGACCGACCTGCGCCGCCGCCAGTTCGATCGCCAGCGGGATGCCGTCCAGGCGCTGGCAGATCTCGATCGCCAGCGGCAATTCAGCGTCGCTCAGTTCAAAACTGTCGTGACTGGTCATCGCCCGTTCGGCAAACAGTTGCAGCGCCGAAAACGTCATGGCCTGGGCGCGATCGAGCACCGCGATGGGGGGCGGGCAGTCCAGCGATTCCAGGCGTTGCACGAATTCGCCTTCAGCGCGCAGGCCTTCACGGCTGGTGGCCAGGATGTGGATCTGCGGTGCGGCGCGCAGCAGGTTTTCACACAGCAGGGCCACGGTGTCGATCAGGTGTTCGCAATTGTCGATCACCAGCAGCATTTGCCGCTCACGCAGGAAGGCGCCGAGTTCGCTGAACGTTTCACCCTCGTGCAACGACAGTTCGAGCAGGTTGGCCAGGTGTGTGGTAATCATCGCCGGTTTGTTGATCGGCGCCAGGTCCAGCAGCAGGATGCCGTCGCTGTAGCGCCCGATCAGTTGCTCGGCGACCCGCAGGGCCACGGTGGTCTTGCCGATTCCGCCGGGCCCCACCAGGGTGATGAAGCGCTGGCGCGGCAACTGGGTCACCAGGTTGTCGACCAGGGTCTGCCGGCCGATCATGCGGGTGCGCCGCAACGGCAGGTTATGACCGCCAGGTGTTGGTGCGGGCGGGGTGGCCGGTTGTTCGCCATGCTCCAGCGAATACGGCGCCACGAAGCTGTAACCACGCTGCGCCACGGTGACGATGTAGCGTTGCCCGGCCTGACCATCGCCCAGCGCCTTGCGCAAGGCGGCCATGTGCACTCGCAGGTTGATGTCTTCGACGACACTGTTGGGCCAGACGCCAGCGATCAGCGTCTGTTTGCTCACCACGTTGCCGGCGTGTTCCAGCAGGATCAGCAGGATGTCCATGGCGCGTCGGCCCAGGCGCACCGGTTGATCGGCTTCCATGACCAGACGTTGTCCGGGATAGATCCGGTAGGGACCGAAATGGATCGCCTGGGCGTGGGGTGGGGTCAATGGAGGTGCTCCTGCTTGCAGCCGTCTGGTACGTATAACCCGAGCATTTTTATCAGGTTTTTGTTGCAAAGCAATGTGCGGGCCAATGCCCGTGCGGTGCCGATGCGCCGCCGGGCTTTTCCGACCGCGCGAATAGACCGGCTGCGCCGCGTGCATGGGTGATGCCAAGGCATTTGGGGCGCCAGGAAAAATTAACAACATTTAACTCGTGCTGGGTCCGGTCTACGCCCAAAACTCTGCATCTTCAACGCCCATCGGTCGGGCGCAACCCGACTGACGGCGTGACCTGGTTGCAAAAGGAATGGTTCGTCATGAGGACGCCGCAATGAGCAGCGTGGTAGTGGTCTATCACAGTGGCTACGGGCACACCCGCGTCATTGCCGAGGCCGTGGCCCAGGGGGTTGAACGCCACCCGGGCAGCACCTGCCTGTTGATTTCGGTGGAAGACGTCGACCAGCAGTGGGAGCGTTTGCACAACGCCGACGCGATCATTTTTGGTGCGCCGACCTACATGGGCAGCGCCTCGGCGCGCTTCAAGGCCTTCATGGAAGCCACCTCGGCGTTCTACCTGACCCAGCCGTGGCGCGACAAGCTCGCGGCGGGCTTCACCAATTCCGGCAGCCTGTGCGGCGACAAGCTCAACACCTTGTTGCAGATGGCGGTGTTCGCCGCTCAGCATTCGATGATCTGGGTCGGGCTCGACGTATTGCCGGCCCGCTCCGGCGGCGGGGCGTTCGACGGGCAGATGAATCGCCTGGGCAGCTCGCTGGGTGCCATGGCGCAATCGAACGTCGAACAACCGCCAGAATTGGCCCCGCCTGCCGAAGACCGCTGCACCGCCGCACACCTGGGTGAGCGAGTGGCGCGGCTGGCCGAGCGCATGGGGCATCCGCCCGTCTGATCAGGTTTTTCCGGGTGCTTTACGGCTGACCCTGCGCCGGTGGCGCAGGGTCAGCGTGCGTGAAACTGGGGGGCGTGGTGGGGCAGGGCGCGCACGGTGCGGCAGCGCCAGGCGAACGGGTTGATGCCTTCGCTGCGGGTGAAGATGTGGCAGAAATGGGCCTGGTCGCAGAAGCCGCATTCAAGGCTGATTTGCGTCAGGCTGCGGTCGGTGTCCTGGATCAATTGCTTGGCCCTTGCGATGCGCTGCTGACGGATCCAGTCCTGCGGCGAAAGGCCGGTGCTGCACTTGAACGCGCGGGAGAAATGACTGCGCGAGAGGGCGCAGGCGCGGGCCAGGTCACTGACCTCGATGGCCTCGCCCAGGCGTTCCAGGATCAACTGCTTGGCCAGGGCTTCACGCCAGGGCGTCAGGCCACCCGTGGTTTTTTTCGGCGCTTGCGTAACGGCCAAACAGGCGGTGTTCTGCTGAGAATGGGCCATAACAAATGTCCGTGTCGGTGAACTTCATTCTTGGTCGGGGGCCTCTGCCAGGCGAGTTAAACGTTGTTAATTGTGTCGATGTGCATACGAGATCGCGTAAAGTCCGACGCATTAAAAAAAAGGAAAGCCTTGCCCATGAACCGTAACGATCTGCGCCGCGTCGACATGAACCTGCTGGTGATTTTCGAGGCCCTGATGTTCGAGAAGAACCTGACCCGGGTCGCCGAAAAACTGTTCATGGGGCAGCCGGCGGTGAGTGCGGCCCTCGGTCGTTTGCGCGACCTGTTCGACGATCCGCTGCTGTTGCGCAACGGTCGCGGTATGGAGCCGACGGCGCGGGCGCTGGCGATTCTCAAGGAGTTGCAGCCGGCGATGGACGTGATCTCCGGCGCGGTCAGCCGGGCCAAGGAATTCGACCCGGCGACCAGCAACGATGTGTTTCGCATCGGCCTGTCGGACGACGCCGAGTTCGGTCTGTTTCCACCGTTGCTGCGCCAGTTGCAGGAGGAGGCGCCGGGGATCATCGTCGTCGTGCGGCGTGCCAACTACCTGTTGATGCCGACCTTGCTGGCCTCGGGCGAAATCTCCGTGGGGGTGAGCTACACCACCGACCTGCCGGCCAATGCCAAGTGCAAGAAGCTGCGTGACATTCCCTGCAAGGTGCTGCGTGGCGACAAGCGGCCGGGGCCGTTGACCCTGGACGAGTACTGCGAGCGACCGCATGCGATGGTGTCGTTTTCCGGCGACCTCTCCGGCAACATCGACCTGGACTTGGCGAAGATCGGCCGCACCCGCCGGGTGGTGCTCGGTGTGCCGCAGTTCAGCGGCTTGCGCGCGTTGCTGGCCGGCACCGAAATGATCGCCACCGTGCCGGACTACGCCGCCTGTGCCCTGGTCGAAGGCTGTGCACTGCGCGCCGAAGACCCACCGTTCCCGATTGCCGCCGCGCAACTGTCGATGGCCTGGAGCGGCGTACACGACAACGACCCGGCCGAACGCTGGCTGCGCTCGCGCATCAGCGAATTCATGTCGCGGCCGTTGCCGATCGATTGATGTCTTCAACATCTTCCCTGTAGGAGCGAGCTTGCTCGCGATAGCGGTGGGTCAGACGCGGATACGTTGACTGACATTGCGCAATCGCGAGCAAGCTCGCTCCTACAGGGGGGGGCGCGCGCGGGCACCCTCCGCAAAACTAAGCACGTACATCCAATTTTCCCTCCCCCCATCCCCGCATTATTCCTTCACGTTGTGGCGCATCGGCGCCCGTGGTTTTCAGTCGTGCAGGTAGCCCATGAACGTTTCGCGAGCGGATGAACAGGCCCAGGCTTTCGGGCTGTTTTTTTTGCGTGTCAGCGCCAGCCTGTTCCTGCTGTGGGTGCACGGTCTGCCCAAGCTGCTTAACTACACCGCGCAGTTGCAGATGATCGAAGACC is from Pseudomonas sp. MYb118 and encodes:
- a CDS encoding winged helix-turn-helix domain-containing protein produces the protein MNSLRQLNTETVLHFGPYAFHLRQRLILEDDRPLRMGGRALDILQVLVEHAGDIVSKDELIARVWPTSVVEDINLRVHIAALRRALGDGQNGQRYIDNVPQRGYRFIAPVRYAPVGTEVPLDCALRIQHNLPARLTPVTGRDSLVASLVRQLPVSRLMSLVGPGGMGKTTVALRVAELLLQHYRDGVWLVDLTAVDDPAQVEDHLSRVLELEVGTTLASLADWHALLVLDNCEHLHERCRTLVETLLQSSPRLSVLVTSREPLQVQGENVQALPPLTVPPRSALHSVNEAMGYSAVQLFVSRARARQQGFALREQDLATVGEICRRLDGLPLAIELAAGQVDALALVGVQAQLDNCLQLLSQGRRTAVPRHQTLEAALDWSYDQLSPQEQVVLQRLAVFKKAFTLDAAIGVLGCPALVPARLMESLQSLVRKSLLSVEQGGGPARYRFLNTTRSYALEKLESSGELRAVEMRYARYISQTSLDSKGPVGLQLVE
- a CDS encoding flavodoxin family protein → MSSVVVVYHSGYGHTRVIAEAVAQGVERHPGSTCLLISVEDVDQQWERLHNADAIIFGAPTYMGSASARFKAFMEATSAFYLTQPWRDKLAAGFTNSGSLCGDKLNTLLQMAVFAAQHSMIWVGLDVLPARSGGGAFDGQMNRLGSSLGAMAQSNVEQPPELAPPAEDRCTAAHLGERVARLAERMGHPPV
- a CDS encoding winged helix-turn-helix domain-containing protein; the encoded protein is MTPPHAQAIHFGPYRIYPGQRLVMEADQPVRLGRRAMDILLILLEHAGNVVSKQTLIAGVWPNSVVEDINLRVHMAALRKALGDGQAGQRYIVTVAQRGYSFVAPYSLEHGEQPATPPAPTPGGHNLPLRRTRMIGRQTLVDNLVTQLPRQRFITLVGPGGIGKTTVALRVAEQLIGRYSDGILLLDLAPINKPAMITTHLANLLELSLHEGETFSELGAFLRERQMLLVIDNCEHLIDTVALLCENLLRAAPQIHILATSREGLRAEGEFVQRLESLDCPPPIAVLDRAQAMTFSALQLFAERAMTSHDSFELSDAELPLAIEICQRLDGIPLAIELAAAQVGPLGLSGLLKQLQGSFRLLTQGCPAVLGRHQTLRATLDWSFELLSACEQTCLRRLGMFRGSFTLESAAAVIGGEHIEPREVFGSITQLVAKSLLNVEVGDEDVFYRLLDTTRSYALEKLGLASDLPGTRERHAERCLALMEQARDDWERIPTAMWIERYARSLEDIRSALDWGLTTQGPQGLAIRLTATSTPLWQELSLLKEHGQYVRKALALLQAAAEPSPKVEIALQLALGSSCYHTQGPTPETIEAFVNARVLARQCNDIAGQLRAVSGHMAVNLCCAHYQLALEQSQQFDRLGLHGDAVLSLSTQRLRVLALHFAGDQAQARVDAEQVLQRMAQSGHLNRFTHGFGVQYDQSVASLTILARILWLQGQPEQAWRTARQALDIALQINHGTSICYTLALAGCLIAHYNGDTRSARELLRLLLEQAQKHSVPLFYTWARHYAQVIDRDEARLPFKPSVGLIKDLLITLDSTFIDDDLIQRADTGIAGWNTAEILRARAEALLAEDYLLNNQAAEDLLIRALNVAKQQGALAWELRSATSLAQLWQRQGRQQQAHTLLAPIFYRFTEGHATPDLVKVRRLLDQLQPHRPL
- a CDS encoding LysR substrate-binding domain-containing protein — protein: MNRNDLRRVDMNLLVIFEALMFEKNLTRVAEKLFMGQPAVSAALGRLRDLFDDPLLLRNGRGMEPTARALAILKELQPAMDVISGAVSRAKEFDPATSNDVFRIGLSDDAEFGLFPPLLRQLQEEAPGIIVVVRRANYLLMPTLLASGEISVGVSYTTDLPANAKCKKLRDIPCKVLRGDKRPGPLTLDEYCERPHAMVSFSGDLSGNIDLDLAKIGRTRRVVLGVPQFSGLRALLAGTEMIATVPDYAACALVEGCALRAEDPPFPIAAAQLSMAWSGVHDNDPAERWLRSRISEFMSRPLPID
- a CDS encoding helix-turn-helix domain-containing protein, with translation MAHSQQNTACLAVTQAPKKTTGGLTPWREALAKQLILERLGEAIEVSDLARACALSRSHFSRAFKCSTGLSPQDWIRQQRIARAKQLIQDTDRSLTQISLECGFCDQAHFCHIFTRSEGINPFAWRCRTVRALPHHAPQFHAR